From Salvia splendens isolate huo1 chromosome 3, SspV2, whole genome shotgun sequence, a single genomic window includes:
- the LOC121793611 gene encoding uncharacterized protein LOC121793611 codes for MAALAPGILLKLLDGMATGLKATSEHRSSLVQVTDIVPADLDEKNLLPKHGFYIKVSDSSHSIYVSLPFDQGDLVMSNKMQLGQFIYVDRLDPGSPVPVVRGAKPLPGRHPLIGTPEPLMGLRAKGERSAAAVPKRASWETGSPPLTLKPVPLDFDQCTPLKERPPSAVKFPMSPAIRGRAMRDGSAVRSSAGGGLLSKMMESPMMRKSCVITPSKFSRSKSVCDREQRISKTPFTIAEKKSSTPPPSLRSNGIPIAPSPAKMTSHSQISSNDDSNSINTSIHMNLPGKLSILGKEAVQQRETAQKIALQALRDASATENLVRSLKIFSNLTKKAKPESPAPCFDQFLDFHTQILQVLAEMTSIQAATASTESREEDTAVLNEIAPNSMEHQPCLESVASKRRAALPKSISACPEQPASSNKSVLGKHLRSSTLSHKEKKASEAENDENKKPTSSCSMSSSIRLGKQIENEAGNWFMEFLEKALEKGGRKAKETDSQKVPQSLILKVINWVEVEQSDPNKRPVHPRASIIARKLRIRMKNP; via the exons ATGGCGGCCTTGGCACCGGGGATTCTGTTGAAGCTCTTGGACGGCATGGCCACCGGCCTGAAGGCGACGAGCGAGCACCGCAGCTCCCTCGTCCAGGTCACCGACATCGTCCCCGCCGATCTCGACGAGAAGAATCTGCTCCCCAAGCACGGCTTCTACATCAAGGTCTCCGACTCCTCGCACTCCATCTACGTCAGCCTCCCCTTCGACCAAGGCGATCTCGTCATGAGCAACAAGATGCAGCTGGGCCAGTTCATCTACGTCGACCGCCTCGACCCGGGCTCCCCGGTCCCCGTCGTCAGGGGCGCCAAGCCCCTCCCCGGCCGGCATCCTCTCATCGGGACGCCTGAGCCGCTCATGGGGCTCAGGGCCAAGGGCGAGAGGAGCGCCGCCGCCGTCCCCAAAAGGGCTTCGTGGGAGACAGGGTCGCCGCCGCTGACTTTGAAGCCGGTGCCGCTTGATTTTGATCAGTGTACGCCGCTCAAGGAGAGGCCGCCGAGTGCGGTGAAATTCCCCATGTCGCCGGCGATCAGAGGGCGGGCGATGAGGGATGGGAGCGCCGTCAGATCCTCGGCCGGTGGCGGGCTCCTTTCGAAGATGATGGAGTCGCCGATGATGCGGAAGAGCTGCGTCATCACGCCCTCCAAATTCTCTCGAAGCAAGAGTGTTTGCGACAGAGAGCAGCGGATTTCCAAGACTCCCTTCACCATAGCT GAGAAGAAGAGTTCCACTCCACCTCCATCGTTGAGGAGTAATGGAATCCCCATTGCACCTTCTCCCGCCAAGATGACCTCGCACTCTCAAATTTCTTCCAATGATGATTCAAATTCCATCAACACAAGTATTCACATGAATCTTCCTGGAAAGCTCAGCATTCTTGGAAAG GAGGCCGTGCAGCAGCGAGAGACGGCGCAGAAGATCGCACTTCAAGCGCTAAGAGACGCCTCAGCAACTGAGAATCTCGTTCGCTCTCTCAA GATATTTTCAAACTTGACTAAAAAGGCAAAGCCAGAGTCCCCTGCCCCCTGTTTCGATCAATTCCTGGACTTCCACACCCAAATTCTGCAAGTATTGGCAGAGATGACATCCATTCAAGCAGCAACGGCTTCTACCGAATCAAGAGAAGAAGACACAGCAGTTTTGAATGAGATAGCACCCAACTCCATGGAGCATCAGCCATGCTTAGAGTCGGTCGCATCCAAACGAAGGGCTGCGCTTCCCAAATCCATCTCAGCATGTCCTGAACAACCAGCTTCTTCAAACAAGTCAGTATTGGGGAAGCATTTAAGGTCGTCAACCCTGAGCCACAAGGAGAAAAAGGCCTCCGAAGCAGAGAACGACGAAAACAAGAAACCGACATCTTCTTGCAGCATGTCCAGCTCCATCAGACTTGGAAAGCAGATCGAGAATGAAGCGGGTAACTGGTTCATGGAGTTCTTGGAGAAAGCATTGGAGAAAGGAGGCCGAAAAGCCAAAGAAACAGATAGTCAGAAAGTTCCTCAATCTCTTATATTGAAAGTGATAAACTGGGTGGAAGTGGAGCAGAGTGACCCAAACAAAAGGCCAGTGCACCCTAGAGCTTCAATCATAGCCAGAAAGCTCAGGATTAGGATGAAGAATCCCTGA